A stretch of DNA from Anthonomus grandis grandis chromosome 22, icAntGran1.3, whole genome shotgun sequence:
tttagatGACTGGATTGGATATTGATAATGATAAAATTATGGAGATAGCCTGTCTTGTCACAGACTCTGAACTCAACATCATAGCTGAGAgcgaaaatattattattcatcAGCCAAACgaagttttattgaaaatgaatGATTGGTGCATCAAGCAACATGGAAAGGTAtaccaacatattttttttatcgcgAAAGCGtcttatcataaaaaaattaccttgcTAACCTcaaaatgtgtttaaaatattcaaattatcaAAGCCTTttctctcatttaaaaaatttacttaaagcaGAATTCTTGGAGTGTTTGTTTGTCTTGGTATCACATCTGTTTCTCTAATCTAACAAATTAAAAGATCATAACATTAATAACTCTTTTGATTACAGACTGGTCTAACAGAGGCATGCAggaattcaaaaatttcaacTCAAGAAGCAGAGGACAAActtcttaattttcttaaagattttgTGTCAGAGCAGGCAAGCCCTTTGTGTGGAAACAGTGTTTATATggataggttttttttaataaagaatatgcctaaattaaatgaatatttgcaTTATAGAATTGTGGATGTCTCATCAATTAAAGAATTAAGTAAGCGATGGAACAACAGTGTTTATAAAAATGCTCCAAAAAAAGAATTCACCCATAGAGCATTAAATGATATTAAGGAAAgtgtaaatgaattaaaatattacaaagaaAACTTGTTTAAATGATAATGTATTGTttgttacttaaataaaaaactttttaatgtaaattgagCCTTGACTTGGGCAACATATTCTTGAAATGCAAGGATGTATGTGTACACTTAAACAGGATTATTTCAGATGAaggattttatattaaatactaCAAAAGAtctgtatttttgaaaatttattttgtttcattactattttttattaaacctaaagtttttaattctaACACTTGTTTTATTTCAACTCTTTTGATTTACCTACTTACACCTTAATGTTAAGCAAATAtctaatatttgttaataaggCAAAAGGGTGGTTGCTTGATATTATATGAAGCATCTTTCATGCAATTTTCTAAGACATATGAGGTCTTATATGTATAATGAAGATTAACAaaagaaattaagatattttcaattaaatattaagataattagaatattttctATCTTCATATGTTACAGCGGCGGCTCGTCAGGGTAGGCAAGGTAGGCGCCGCCTAccttataaaattcacttgtaaatttgaaaaaaaatgaccattataatttatataatataatcattctttttaatgtattattaaaatatctgataAACCTCCTAGTCTAATGTTAATACGCATGCATCTATCGCCACTTTAAGTGAAACCTGAGCTAGTCTAAAGCGACTCGCCTCATAAAATCGAATGAATACGATATACTATATGGGAAGGCGATATTTCCGACCGCCTGTATTTAATGGTCTCTACGGCGGCAATCTCCTATACAAAACTTACAGCGGCCGAcgtgaaacaaaattattctatgCGACAAAAAGTGCACTGTTAGGCGGACAATTCGGGCGCCTTCGACCGTCTTCGTCAATTCGCTCGTTCGTCGATCGATAAAGGGGAAAGGGCTGGTGATTTTAGAGTACGATTGTACTAAATCTAGCacaagtggaaaaaatttaGCACGCGATACAAATTCTGTTTTCttacttaaatgtaaaaaatattaaaatgtacatttttcacGGCAGTCTAGGTTTTTTGCTGTAAAATTTTCAAGCAATGACTACGATTTTTATAacgtatttaatttataaaattgggTGAGTTTCAGTATGATAATTAAATCACGGATGAGATGAGCCCTCgttcaataaaaaatcaatggTGGGGCGGGATTTTGTGCTGTGTGGCGTCTTTGTTGcacttatttaaaactacataGGAGCAATAAAGATGGTGCTGGTactaattaatactaataatatgatAGGAGGAAAATAATTCCAGATTTTTCTTGGCgggattttgtttttattcattaacGGTTTGTGGCTGGTTTCTTACGTTTCTTTCAGCTTTGAACGATTTTTCTGCTATCGTACGTCGTATGGTTGCTTCTccattaaattttgaatttggtttaTATTAGATTAGTATAAGTATATTAGAATAGTAATTGTGCTATTAAAGTTTGTAGAGGTAGTAGAGGTACCTATTAAAGGGttgtatatttttgagaatattataatatagagTAGAAAGTAGGTAATTTTTGTAGAAGTGGAGGTGCATACCTAACCTAGTTGTTTGatccttttactattttttttagaatggccAATAATCTCGCCGAAACCCCTGTGCATGATGTAATTTGTTCTTTATAAGAAACCCCATTTTCCCGCCTAACTGAAAATGATCGTAGGGAAATAATTTCTATTGGTCGCCGTACACCCCCcctttcaattttaaaacctgACAAAAAGCAAGGCCAAGCATTCTCGCGATCCTTTAAGACCCAGTGGTTGGAAACCCATCAATGGTTATGTGGtagttattttaaacaaagtttgttTTGTTGGCCTTGTATACTTTTAGGAGGTAATAGAAATAATGTTTGGGTGTCTCAGGgtttttgcgatttaaaaaatctgtcagctagcataaaaaaacatgaatcgtCAAAGGAGCATATGAGTAGCTACCTTAGTCTAAAGCGCTTGCAAAAAAATAGTAGCACTATACAGGATTCATTAAAAATACagtcttctttgtttttaaaatcctataacgaggatgtaagaaaaaatagaaatttattgaGCTATTTGATTGATGTCACTTGTCATCTTGCAAaacaagaattattttttagaggCCACAATGAAAAATCCGATTCTTTTAACACTGGCAATTTTCGTGAAACATTTAACTTGTTAATTAAACGTGACATCGAAATGCAaaaccgtttaaaaaaaataggcaataaTTTTTCTGGTTTGTCTAAGACTATCCAAAACGATATAATAGGTTGTATCTCTGAACATCTTTTGGAGACAAtacataaagaaataaaaaaaagcattatttttttctgtacaagctgatgacactactgacattttagaaaaatcacaatgCGCTATTTCGGTCAGATATGTAAACCAATCTGGTGACATTAAAGAgagatttttgggattttttgatgTAAGTCAAGATAGAACGGCAGACGCGATGTACGAATTAATTGTTTCTGTTTTAAGTCCTTtcgattataagaaaaatttagttggtCAATGTTATGATGCCGCTAG
This window harbors:
- the LOC126748408 gene encoding oligoribonuclease isoform X2, whose translation is MLDLEMERLVWIDMEMTGLDIDNDKIMEIACLVTDSELNIIAESENIIIHQPNEVLLKMNDWCIKQHGKTGLTEACRNSKISTQEAEDKLLNFLKDFVSEQASPLCGNSVYMDRFFLIKNMPKLNEYLHYRIVDVSSIKELSKRWNNSVYKNAPKKEFTHRALNDIKESVNELKYYKENLFK
- the LOC126748408 gene encoding oligoribonuclease isoform X1 codes for the protein MIRNAFKTVLTQIGNSNSRLRNVMTCTSSKSPFVKKTNMLDLEMERLVWIDMEMTGLDIDNDKIMEIACLVTDSELNIIAESENIIIHQPNEVLLKMNDWCIKQHGKTGLTEACRNSKISTQEAEDKLLNFLKDFVSEQASPLCGNSVYMDRFFLIKNMPKLNEYLHYRIVDVSSIKELSKRWNNSVYKNAPKKEFTHRALNDIKESVNELKYYKENLFK